Genomic window (Polaribacter batillariae):
AATCCTGATTTTGCTATTGCAAAGACCTGTTTTAGTAGTTTATTACAGACTGCGATTAAGGCTAATTTTTTGCTCTTTCCCTTGGCTACGATTCGTTGATAAAGATCTCGACAAGCCTTGTTGTATTTGCATGCATTAAAACTACACATAAACAATAAATTTCTTAGTTTTTGATTCCCTATTTTACTTATTCTCGATCGTCCTTTTACACTACTACCACTTTGTCTAATTGTTGGCGTTAGACCTGCATAACTACACAATTCACTACCACTCGTAAAACGCTCAAATCCATCGGTTAAAACTACTAACATTAAAGAGGTTTTGGGACCAATGCCTGGGATGCTTTTTAAACGTGTTAAAACATCGTTATGAACTTCTTTTACTAAAATTAATAGGTCTTCTTCTATCGTTTTTATTTCTTTCTCAACATGTTTTAAACTGCGTTTTAAAGACCTCACAACAGATTTACTTGGTGTACCTAAAACGGCTTCGCCATGTAATTTATTTTTCAGCATAGTGCTCTGCTTTGTATATGCTGAAAGGGTTCTTGTCATTTGTAAACATTCCAGCTGATGTTTAGAATTGCCTTTCCACAACTTTAATTTAACCTGCTTTGCATACTCACAAATTAGTTTAGAATCGCTCTTATCTGTCTTTATTTTAGACAATTTCATTTGAATAAAACGTTTTACCGATAATGGATTTTCTACCGATAATTTAAAACCTTTTTCTTGTAAATAATAGGCTAATTGGTAATGATAATAACCGGTAGCTTCCATCACGCAATGACTCTTTAAATCTAATAATTTTACAAACTTTTTAAAGCCTGTTAAATTGTTTTTAAACTGGTAATAATTGCCATCTGAATCTGTGACATCAAAAAATAAATGACTGATGTCTATTCCAAAATATTTAATATCTTTATTCATAAATAAATGTTTTTACGAAAGGACATACTACGCGAGTTTCAACGACTTAAAAGCGAGGTCTAAAAGCCTCATAGAACTGTACGAAATCTGTGTAGAAAAGAGAGGGGATTTTCAATGTTGACGAAGTCTATGCTTCTGCGTATATATTAACCTTATTCCTCTCTTTTGTCTTTTCTTAATTATGTTCAAATTTAATGAATTACAAACTTAAGACGTGTAAAAAAATTGCTGGTAAAAGCCTATTTACGAAAGTCCTCGCGGACTTTCTATCTGTGATTTATTTGCTAACTTTAGTGCTTAAAACACGCAACTAATCTTATACAAACACGTTGGCATTAATTCGCACATCAGAATAAATAAGCTTTCTATTACAATAAAGTAATACTAGTCTGAAAATAAAAAAACTATCCAATCACCCATAAACAATACATTGACAAATTAATGTCGTATAAATGACGTACAAAAAACGTGGCAATAACTAGACTTTGACGGCACATTAAAATAACTTAAGCTATATATTTGAAAAATTAAAAATAACTTCTAAATGAGAAAAATAGAATTTTCTAATGCTGTTAAGAAAATTAGAACAGAAAAAGGCTTATCACAAGAGGATTTATCTGGAAAATCTGAATTAAGCTTAAGAACAATTCAACGATTAGAAAATGGTAAAAGTGAACCACGTGGAGACACATTAAAAAGGTTGACAAATGCTTTAGAGTTACCTGCTAATTATTTTAACAGTATTTTGTTTGAGAATAAAAGCAATAAAAAATCATTCAAAATCCCATGGTTCATATTAGGTTTTCTAATTATCGGTGGTTCTGCTGGTTTTATTTTAAGCTTAATTCTAGCTAGCACAGGAATTATACCCTATAATGAATTCAGTTTACCATTTGTTATTGCAATTGCAATATTTTTTACTGGAATTGGTGTTATAACTGGAAACATTATAGAAAAGAAATATGGAAAATAATCACCTTTTATATTTAAAAACACCAAAATTATCAATAATGAAATATATTAAGACTTTTGCTTTAATCTTTTTTTGTATCTCTTTTACATCTTGTATTCAAAAAAATAACCTATCTGCTGAAATTGTCGGACTTGGAAATGACACTATTTATATAGAAAGCTATAAAATTTCAAATATTGAAGAAGACCCTATTATTGACACTATTTATTCTAAAAACGGAAAATTCTTCTATGACTTACCAGTAAAAGAAGCTATTATAAGTATAGTAACGCCAAGAAAAGCAGAATATACCCGATTAGATAAAAGTCCATATAGACCACTTGAAAAATCAATACTTCTAATATTAAAACCAGAAGATAGAATTTCAGTAAAAGGAAAGCTTGAAAAACTGAATCTTAAATATCAAGCAAAAGGTTCAGAAATTAATGAAGAATATAGTGATAATAGAAATGAGTATGTTGCTTCTCTAATAGAAAAATCAAAAATTGAATTAGAAATAGACTCGTTAATGTTTAATAATGGAGACAGGGAAACAATTAATGCTCTTTTTAAAAAGCGTAAAGAATACTCTATAATAGCAAGCAATTTTCAATTAAATTATATCAATAATAATTTAGACAAAAACCTTTCTGCCTACTATTTATCAAGACAACCATTAGATACCATAGGGAAATATTTAAAAAAATTAGACAAGTTTGTAAAAGAAGGTACATTTGAGAATCTTTTAAAATTTCAATTTACTAGATTTCAAAAATATACAAAAGTCAGAGAGGCTGAATCAAGAATTAAATTAGGAGGAAAAGCACCTGAATTTTCCTTAAAATCTATAAACGAAGAACATTATTCAGTAGACTTTTCAAAAAACAAATTTACTATACTCGATTTCTGGGGTAGTTGGTGTGCACCTTGTATTTCTGGATTTCCAAAAATGAAAAAACATTTTGAAAAATACAAAAACCGAATTGAGTTTATTGGC
Coding sequences:
- a CDS encoding helix-turn-helix domain-containing protein, which encodes MRKIEFSNAVKKIRTEKGLSQEDLSGKSELSLRTIQRLENGKSEPRGDTLKRLTNALELPANYFNSILFENKSNKKSFKIPWFILGFLIIGGSAGFILSLILASTGIIPYNEFSLPFVIAIAIFFTGIGVITGNIIEKKYGK
- a CDS encoding thioredoxin-like domain-containing protein, which encodes MENNHLLYLKTPKLSIMKYIKTFALIFFCISFTSCIQKNNLSAEIVGLGNDTIYIESYKISNIEEDPIIDTIYSKNGKFFYDLPVKEAIISIVTPRKAEYTRLDKSPYRPLEKSILLILKPEDRISVKGKLEKLNLKYQAKGSEINEEYSDNRNEYVASLIEKSKIELEIDSLMFNNGDRETINALFKKRKEYSIIASNFQLNYINNNLDKNLSAYYLSRQPLDTIGKYLKKLDKFVKEGTFENLLKFQFTRFQKYTKVREAESRIKLGGKAPEFSLKSINEEHYSVDFSKNKFTILDFWGSWCAPCISGFPKMKKHFEKYKNRIEFIGIACNDTETKWRNAVNEHELKWKNLFNDNEIDKDVSVKYAIKGYPTKIIINSSGIIEGIFNGEGEYFYNRLDELMKN
- a CDS encoding IS110 family transposase translates to MNKDIKYFGIDISHLFFDVTDSDGNYYQFKNNLTGFKKFVKLLDLKSHCVMEATGYYHYQLAYYLQEKGFKLSVENPLSVKRFIQMKLSKIKTDKSDSKLICEYAKQVKLKLWKGNSKHQLECLQMTRTLSAYTKQSTMLKNKLHGEAVLGTPSKSVVRSLKRSLKHVEKEIKTIEEDLLILVKEVHNDVLTRLKSIPGIGPKTSLMLVVLTDGFERFTSGSELCSYAGLTPTIRQSGSSVKGRSRISKIGNQKLRNLLFMCSFNACKYNKACRDLYQRIVAKGKSKKLALIAVCNKLLKQVFAIAKSGLIYDGNYKSTFVKN